The sequence TCTGCTCTCCCTGCGGCTGGTCTTCACCATCTGGCCAGAATCACTCTTACTTGCTTGTTTTTAAAGTGtcattaaagaaaatttcagacctTCACAGAAGTGGAGAATAGCCCAGTGGAGGCCCTGTGGTCTTCTGCTGTGCTGCACTTCAGCAGCTACTGGCTTCTGGCGGTCGAAGGGCACTTCACCCTCACCAGTCCCGTTCCCCACTGTCCTCCAAAGATTATTCTGAAGCAAGTCCCAGCAGCCATGTTTTATCTGTAAATAATTCAGTAGATAGCTGTAAAAGAGAAGGCTCTTGTACCATCACACCAGAAACATTTAACAGTGAAAGAAGGATCCTTTTCAAAAGGCAATCAATTAAGCCACTTCCCTGCTCCCACACCCTCCAGGGCTTTACATCACGATTAGAAGGAAGCGGAGCCCCTGGCTCTTCTCCCCGCTGACCTGGGTGGCACTGGGCCCTGGTGTCTTGAGGTTCCCTGTTTCTAGGAGGCTCTGCCTCCCTTGACACGAGATGTACCCTCACCTCTCTCTGGCCTCCACTCAGATGCACCGACCTCCTGAGGAGCCCCAGCACcttccatcttctttcttttctcgcCAGCCCGTCGGCCCCTGAAATACATCTGTTTGCCTGTCGCCTGCCCCCGTATTAAGTTCCTGAGGAGGAGGAGGTCTGGGGTTCCTCACTGGATCCCCAACGCCAGAACACTGACGAGACTGTGCTAGGTGCTGAAACAGCCTCATCTTGTAGGGATTTGGTGAATAAGTAAATCCCAAAATTTGGCTCTTGTCTTATCTTCGTTTCTTTGATGGAAGTACATTGTTGTGGTGGTTGTTTTCAGGGTGGTGATCCCTGAATTTGGACATTCTTCCTGTGTTGGGGAAATTCCCCGTGGTGCCTTTGTGCCACATCCTGGGAGCTGGAGCTAGGCTGAGCCAGTGGATGCTCCTGAGGAAAGATGGATGGTCCCAGGGAGCAGGACACCAGGACACAGGGATAGCAGTGCTCCCAGGACCCAGAAGTGCTCCCCAGGACCCAGGATCCCCAGGACGGCAGTGCTCCCCAGGACACAGATGTGCTCCCCAGGACCCAGGATCCCCAGGACGTCAGTGCTCCCCAGGACACAGACGTGCTCCCCAGGACCCAGGATCCCCAGGACGGCAGTGCTCCCCAGGCTCCTCCTGGCAGGGCCCCTGCCTGGTCACCGCTGCCCAGGGCCCCTTGGCCACTGGCTGTTTCCTTGAGCCGAGCTCTCTACCTTCCTATCAATTGTGGAATTCCACGGTGTTCTCTCGGCACAGTCATCTCCTCTAAAGCCGCCAGCCAGGTTCTGACCAACAAGGAGGGACTGGCTGACAGTTAAAGTGCAGCAAGAGTTGGAAGAAAGCAGCCCTGTCCATCTCGAGGTCATCACAGACGTAGGAGCAGGGGACCTAGGCGAGCAAACCCGAGCTTTCCGGCTTTCCCCAAAGCCCTCTTTGTTCCTTCCATGTTTTCTGCTGCCCAGGAGACCCCTCTGTCCCCAAGCTTGCCACTTCCTCTGGGCACTCGCCCAGTCCACTTTCTCGGGGTCTGTCAGCCCCTCCCGCCGTTGTTTCCCAGGCCCCTGCTCTGCCTCGGACTCCCTCCCCGCCTGCTCTTCGGCTCTGCCCACCTGACCACTGCCCGGCCGCTGGGTTGCCTCCCCTCGGCCCCCTTCCCCTTCCGTGTCACGGTCAGCTTCCTCCGTGCCCTCAGCAGGCTCCAGGCTCACTGACCGTGCCGCTGAGGCCTCTGCGCTGTCAGCGGGCCGGACGTCCTCGACTGCCTGACCGTCACTCACTCCCCACACGCCACGGTGCCCCTACCCACTGGCTGCCCCACTCCCCGGGAGCCCTCCTGCAGGCAGCGCTCTGTCCCTCTCCTTGGCTCTTCCTCCCAGTGGCTGCAGGCACCCCGAGCTCCAGTCCCACAGCAGCCACTCCATCTGCACCCACATCGCCCTCAAGCTCCTGCCGCACCTCAGAGCTGGGACCGCAGCAGGAAGTTCTCACCTGACACCACAGGCCTGCAGGCCCCCGGGGGTGGACCAGGCCAGAACATTCTCGAAGGAGGCAGCCACGAGCTGAACAAGCTCATGTCCCAGAAGGGCAGCACATCTGGGGAAACAGGAGGTGAGAGGAAGGTCAACACAAGGAGCCGTGCTGCAGCCGGGAGGAGGACATCAAAGGGCAGTGGGTCATGCTGAAGCCACAAGCGTGAGGCCCGGTGGCCACAGAGGGTCTGGCTCGCTTTgatgagtggggggtgggggtgactcGAGTCCAGGAGTCGGCACACCTCTTCCGGCACCACCTCTCCATAAAACTGCCCCGAGAAAGGCCCTCAGTGACCTCCCGGTGGCCTTTTCTGATGGGACTGCGTAGATGTCACCTGGAAGGAAACctaagtttgctaaagctgccgaaggcagtataccagaaatgggttggcttttacgatgggatttattagtttacacattctcagttctaaggccatgaaaatgtccaagttaaggcatcaccAAGATGAAACCTCTGAagaaagggctgccagcatccgGGACACCTTAGtcactgggaaggcacagggccgcctctgctggtccttctctccaggggccattgcttccagcttctggcttcagtggctttcttggCTCCGCGGGGGCTTTTCTCTGAAAATTCTCTCCAAACTTCcctgggtatttctctctctgagctctctgggcttttgctgtcctttatcctctcatgaaggactccagtaaagggttaagacccaccttgaatgactgagtcacatctcaactgaaaccaCCTAACCAgaaagtcccacccacagtagttctgcacccacaggagtggattgaaagaacatgatcttttctggggtacataatagcttcaaaccagcacaagggggaACGTCAAAAATCCCCAGGGCCTTTGGAGCACCCAGCCCCAAATGGCAAAAAGCTTCCGCTCCTGGACAAGAGTGGCATTCCTTCAAGCCTGGGAAGGGCCTGGCCGGTCAGGGCTTTCTCCTGGGGATCCCACGGTGCAGAGTCCCCGAGGGCAGATGGTAGCACAAAGGGGAACCACTTCCCTGTGGTTAGAATTATCCAAAAACCGGACCAGGCTGTCTTGGTGGATCCACCGCTGCTTTGGCTGAAACAAACACTGGGAGTGCGGCAGAGGGAGTTACATGGACAAATACGGGACGTTAGTCTGGGCGACGTGTAAGGTGCTTCCTGAACCCACGGTTCTATGACCTTATAATAccagaaggggagggagag is a genomic window of Choloepus didactylus isolate mChoDid1 chromosome 17, mChoDid1.pri, whole genome shotgun sequence containing:
- the LOC119512678 gene encoding uncharacterized protein LOC119512678 isoform X1 translates to MGERVPGWQGERRLLLGSRGHLLSGWLSTRPDDRAHHCQAARPVTVRPTWYGQENQGRAAGRPHSQRWLDPQPLTSAWVNPTCKVKPKKPGHKRTPCGPVPFCQCLEQAKGTKRTPDVGALFCTSVTIRCAALLGHELVQLVAASFENVLAWSTPGGLQACGVRSPAPTSVMTSRWTGLLSSNSCCTLTVSQSLLVGQNLAGGFRGDDCAERTPWNSTIDRKEHPLAQPSSSSQDVAQRHHGEFPQHRKNVQIQGSPP